The window CGTCGGGATCCGGCCTGAGGATCAGGAGGCGATCTTCGAGAAGTTCCGCCAGGCCGACGGCTCCGAGACGCGCCGCTACGGCGGCTCCGGTCTCGGCCTCTATCTCGTCCGCCGCTTCGCCCAACAGCTCGGCGGCAGCGTCGTCGTCTCCAGCGTCGCGGGCCAGGGCTCGACCTTCACGGTGCGCCTCCCGCTGAGCGGCGCCTCCGCCGTCCCGCGCGCGGCCTGAAACGCGCGCGGCCGGTTGACGCGTCCGCGCGGGCCGGCCAGAGTGGGCGGCTTCATGTCGGAGCGCCGGACCGACGTCCGCAACATCGCCATCATCGCCCACGTCGACCACGGGAAGACGACCCTCGTCGACGGCATGTTGCACCAGAGCGGCGTCTTCCGCGCCAACGAGCAGGTCGCCGAGCGGGTGATGGACTCGAACGTGCTCGAGCGCGAGCGCGGTATCACGATCCTCGCCAAGAACACGAGCGTGGTGTGGAACGGCGTGCGCATCAACATCGTCGACACGCCGGGGCACGCCGACTTCGGCGGCGAGGTCGAGCGCACCCTGGCGATGGTCGACGGCGTCCTGCTCCTGGTCGACGCGTCGGAGGGCCCCCTGCCCCAGACGCGCTTCGTGCTCGGCAAGGCGCTCGAGCTCGGCCTCGAGCCGGTGGTCGTCCTCAACAAGATCGACCGCGCCGACGCGCGGCCCGCCGAGGTTCTCGACGAGATCTACGGCCTCTTCATCGACCTCGGGGCGACCGAGGAGCAGCTCGGCTTCCCCATCGTGTACGCCGTCGCCAAGGCGGGGACGGCGACGGGCGATCTCGCCAAGCCCGGGACGGATCTCCGGCCCCTGTTCGAGACGATCCTCGACACCCTGCCCGGCCCGATCCAGGCGCCGAACGAGCCGACGCAGTTCCAGGCGAACAACCTCGCCTACGACGACTACGTCGGCCGCCTCGCGATCGGCCGCGTGCGCGCGGGATCGCTGGTCGCGGGCGGGCAGTACACCCTGTGCCGGCCGAGCGGCGCGCAGGTGCCCTGTAAGATCACGCGGCTCTACGGTTGGAAGGGGTTGAAGCGCGTCGAGGTGGAGCGCGCCGAGTCGGGCGACATCGTGTGCATCGCGGGGATCGACGACATCGCGATCGGCGACACGGTGGCCGATCGCGAGCAGCCGCGCGCACTGCCGCCGATCCGCGTCGACGAGCCCACCATTGCGATGTTCTTCGGCGCCAACACGAGCCCGTGGGCCGGCCGCGAGGGCACCCGCGTCACGTCGCGCCAGGTGCGCGAGCGTCTCGCGCAGGAGTCGTTGCGCAACGTCAGCATCCGCGTCGAGGAGACCGACTCGACC is drawn from Candidatus Eisenbacteria bacterium and contains these coding sequences:
- the typA gene encoding translational GTPase TypA, with amino-acid sequence MSERRTDVRNIAIIAHVDHGKTTLVDGMLHQSGVFRANEQVAERVMDSNVLERERGITILAKNTSVVWNGVRINIVDTPGHADFGGEVERTLAMVDGVLLLVDASEGPLPQTRFVLGKALELGLEPVVVLNKIDRADARPAEVLDEIYGLFIDLGATEEQLGFPIVYAVAKAGTATGDLAKPGTDLRPLFETILDTLPGPIQAPNEPTQFQANNLAYDDYVGRLAIGRVRAGSLVAGGQYTLCRPSGAQVPCKITRLYGWKGLKRVEVERAESGDIVCIAGIDDIAIGDTVADREQPRALPPIRVDEPTIAMFFGANTSPWAGREGTRVTSRQVRERLAQESLRNVSIRVEETDSTDTFRVVGRGELQLAVLIETMRREGFELQVSKPTVVVRERDGVVEEPVELLVVDTPEDYVGVVTQLLGVRRGVMAKMDHTGGGRVRIEFRVPSRGLIGFRSHFLTETRGTATMNTLFDGWAPWHGAIPARTNGAMVSDREGIATPYALFHLQERGVLFVPSGTPVYEGMVVGEYSRDVDLEVNVCREKKLTNMRASGHDEAVRLVPHRAMGLEEGLAWIDDDELVEVTPETVRLRKRELRSAFRPRGMRSNRPQGPPPVVAAR